One stretch of Rosistilla oblonga DNA includes these proteins:
- a CDS encoding sulfatase encodes MCWFVFYVVVNRVVVRMSFVRIGMAGVVICSVLCGGLVAADDVASGQTESVKRPLNVLFIISDDLTLNALSCYGNEVCQTPNIDALARSGTRFTHAYCQGTYCGPSRASFMSGYYPHATGILGYISPRKAIGDRATWAQHFKNSGYYTSRVSKIFHMGVPGGIEKGDDGADDPISWTERFNSQGPEWRAPGKGETLENNPDGKKPAVGGNTFVVVEADGDDLVHSDGRTAEKVCQLIHEHKDEPFFLGVGFVRPHVPFVAPASYHEPFPEAEMQLPEKVAGDWDDIPKLGINYKTSKNMKMDVQRQRKAVAGYYASVAYMDAQVGKVMAALQEAGIADRTIVIFTSDHGYHLGEHDFWAKVSLHEESVLVPLIIRVPGKQPAVCESLTELIDLYPTVSSLCGLEVPKRLQGTDISGMLDDPELELRETAFSVNGKGFLIRSQRYAYIRYRENASGGEELFDMQTDPQQYTNLVDDPAYAATLEKMRAEFAKTMRRVRDNDLAVSPRSKN; translated from the coding sequence ATGTGTTGGTTTGTTTTTTACGTTGTCGTTAATCGAGTGGTCGTGCGGATGAGTTTTGTTCGGATCGGGATGGCTGGCGTTGTCATCTGCAGCGTGTTGTGTGGCGGTTTGGTTGCGGCGGACGATGTGGCCAGCGGGCAAACCGAATCGGTGAAGCGTCCATTAAACGTGTTGTTTATTATCTCGGATGATCTGACGTTGAACGCCTTGTCGTGTTACGGCAACGAGGTTTGTCAGACGCCGAATATCGACGCCTTGGCTCGCTCCGGCACTCGGTTCACCCACGCCTATTGCCAGGGGACCTATTGCGGTCCGTCGCGAGCATCGTTCATGTCGGGCTATTACCCGCACGCGACGGGGATCCTGGGATACATCAGTCCTCGCAAAGCGATCGGCGACCGCGCCACATGGGCTCAGCATTTCAAGAACTCCGGCTACTACACCTCGCGGGTCAGCAAGATCTTTCACATGGGAGTTCCCGGCGGGATCGAAAAGGGTGACGACGGGGCCGACGATCCGATCTCGTGGACCGAGCGTTTTAATAGCCAGGGACCGGAATGGCGGGCTCCCGGCAAAGGGGAGACGCTGGAGAACAATCCCGATGGCAAGAAGCCGGCGGTCGGCGGCAACACGTTTGTCGTCGTCGAGGCCGATGGCGACGACTTGGTCCACAGCGACGGACGGACCGCGGAAAAGGTGTGCCAGTTGATTCATGAGCACAAGGACGAGCCGTTTTTCCTGGGTGTTGGGTTTGTCCGGCCGCACGTTCCCTTTGTTGCTCCCGCGTCGTATCACGAACCGTTTCCCGAAGCGGAGATGCAGTTGCCTGAAAAAGTGGCTGGCGACTGGGACGACATCCCGAAGCTGGGGATCAATTACAAAACCAGCAAGAACATGAAGATGGACGTTCAGCGGCAACGCAAAGCGGTCGCCGGGTATTACGCTTCGGTCGCTTACATGGACGCTCAAGTGGGCAAGGTGATGGCGGCGCTGCAGGAGGCGGGGATTGCCGATCGCACGATCGTGATCTTCACCAGCGACCACGGCTACCATCTGGGCGAACACGATTTCTGGGCCAAGGTCAGCCTGCACGAAGAATCGGTGCTGGTGCCGTTGATCATCCGCGTTCCAGGGAAACAGCCCGCGGTTTGCGAATCGTTGACCGAGTTGATCGATCTCTATCCGACCGTCTCCAGTTTGTGTGGCTTGGAGGTTCCCAAGCGACTGCAGGGAACCGACATCTCGGGAATGCTGGACGATCCCGAACTGGAGCTTCGCGAGACGGCGTTCAGCGTCAACGGCAAAGGCTTCCTGATCCGCAGCCAACGTTACGCCTACATCCGCTACCGCGAGAACGCTTCGGGGGGCGAAGAGTTATTCGACATGCAAACCGATCCTCAGCAGTACACCAACCTCGTCGACGATCCAGCTTACGCGGCGACGCTGGAAAAGATGCGTGCCGAATTCGCCAAGACGATGCGCCGCGTCCGCGACAACGACCTCGCCGTGTCTCCGCGCTCCAAGAACTAG